One Lactobacillus crispatus DNA segment encodes these proteins:
- the gatA gene encoding Asp-tRNA(Asn)/Glu-tRNA(Gln) amidotransferase subunit GatA, whose product MNYLNENIDSLNKKLASGDLSADKLAKDTVANIKDTDKKLNAWITVLDDAKPADNLDYSKSKLAGIPIAIKDNIITNGIKTTAASHILYNYMPMYDATVISKLKKAGVTFVGKTNMDEFAMGSSTEHSYYGATHNPWNLDKVPGGSSGGSAAAVASGQVVAALGSDTGGSIRQPAAFNGIFGIKPTYGRVSRWGLIAFGSSLDQIGVMTKRVKDSAEVLNVIAGADEHDSTVSTREVPDFTKFIGQDVKGLRVAVPKEYMEAVDGKMREVIQKQIDALKDAGAVINEVSLPHTKYVVPDYYIIASSEASSNLQRYDGIRYGYRAKDTKNLLDVYVKSRSEGFGAEVKRRIMLGSFALSAGSYDRFFRQAAKVRTLICDDFDKIFAENDVIVGPTTTEPAFGIGEEVSDPIKMYNNDILTISANLAGIPAASVPAGLVDGMPVGLQVMAKRFDEGNVFKTADFIERTNKFYEKTPTGMED is encoded by the coding sequence ATGAATTACTTAAACGAAAATATTGATTCATTAAACAAAAAGCTTGCCAGCGGTGACTTGTCAGCAGATAAGTTAGCTAAAGACACTGTGGCAAACATTAAGGATACAGATAAGAAGTTAAATGCTTGGATCACTGTTTTAGATGATGCTAAGCCTGCAGATAACCTTGACTACTCCAAGAGTAAGTTAGCAGGTATTCCAATCGCAATTAAGGATAACATCATCACTAACGGGATTAAGACAACTGCTGCTAGTCACATTTTGTACAACTACATGCCAATGTATGATGCAACAGTTATTTCTAAGCTTAAGAAGGCTGGCGTAACCTTTGTAGGTAAGACCAACATGGATGAATTTGCCATGGGTTCATCAACTGAACACTCATATTATGGTGCTACTCACAACCCATGGAATTTAGATAAAGTTCCTGGTGGTTCATCTGGTGGTTCAGCAGCTGCAGTTGCTAGTGGTCAAGTTGTAGCAGCACTTGGTTCAGATACTGGTGGTTCAATTCGTCAACCAGCCGCATTTAACGGTATTTTTGGTATTAAGCCAACTTACGGTCGTGTATCACGTTGGGGTCTTATCGCATTTGGTTCTTCACTTGATCAAATTGGTGTAATGACTAAGCGCGTTAAGGATTCAGCTGAAGTATTAAACGTAATTGCTGGTGCAGATGAGCATGACTCAACTGTTTCAACCCGTGAAGTACCTGACTTTACTAAGTTTATCGGTCAAGATGTTAAGGGTCTCCGTGTAGCTGTTCCTAAGGAATACATGGAAGCAGTTGACGGTAAGATGCGTGAAGTTATTCAAAAGCAAATCGATGCTTTGAAGGATGCTGGTGCAGTGATCAATGAGGTTTCATTGCCACATACTAAATACGTTGTTCCTGACTACTACATCATTGCTTCAAGTGAAGCTTCTTCAAACTTGCAAAGATACGATGGTATTCGTTACGGCTACCGTGCTAAGGACACTAAGAACTTACTTGATGTTTACGTTAAATCACGTTCTGAAGGCTTTGGTGCTGAAGTTAAGCGTAGAATTATGCTTGGTTCATTTGCCCTTTCAGCTGGTTCATATGACCGTTTCTTTAGACAAGCTGCTAAGGTTAGAACCTTGATCTGTGATGACTTTGACAAGATCTTTGCAGAAAATGATGTAATTGTTGGACCAACTACTACTGAGCCAGCATTTGGTATTGGCGAAGAAGTTTCAGACCCAATTAAGATGTACAACAATGATATTTTAACTATTTCTGCCAACTTAGCAGGTATTCCTGCAGCTAGTGTTCCAGCTGGTTTAGTTGATGGGATGCCTGTCGGTTTACAAGTTATGGCTAAGCGTTTTGATGAAGGTAATGTCTTCAAGACTGCTGACTTTATCGAACGCACTAACAAGTTTTATGAAAAAACACCAACTGGAATGGAGGACTAA
- the gatC gene encoding Asp-tRNA(Asn)/Glu-tRNA(Gln) amidotransferase subunit GatC: protein MEITKDTIKHVATLSRLAFNEEELDKFTDQMGSIINMADQLSEVDTEGVDETVQVVDRDTVFREDKPEHWQGQDRETLMANVPEKANGYIKVPVIINKDEDE from the coding sequence GTGGAAATCACAAAAGATACCATTAAACACGTTGCGACTCTTTCGCGACTTGCGTTTAATGAAGAAGAATTAGATAAATTTACTGATCAAATGGGATCAATTATCAATATGGCTGATCAACTTAGTGAAGTTGATACTGAGGGTGTTGATGAAACAGTTCAAGTTGTTGATCGTGATACTGTCTTCAGAGAAGATAAACCTGAACACTGGCAAGGACAAGACAGAGAAACATTGATGGCTAACGTTCCTGAAAAGGCAAACGGCTACATTAAGGTTCCTGTAATTATTAATAAGGATGAGGACGAGTAA
- a CDS encoding CamS family sex pheromone protein, translated as MKKYLQVMALAGIALTLSGCGKLKDSSLANNATTTSTTKKKSYQTTNTGTNGYTVLMKNGRYNISPIAGLTATDNDNSVDTRELERGLIQISKNQFSPNQYVFQEGQYLDTSTVTDWLMRKSKSNPDGLNPVNNGKTGTDTRNPIYLEEIIEQDYLTGSGSKYNLGGMSLGLAMNSVDYYQKKRNGAEFQTTISRAEQKAQGEKIANEIVARLRKKKALKNIPITIGLFSKTGKDSLVGGTYFAYGTAAANSSKISKWKSMSEKMQVLPTTGSEKAINSDDASHFNDFKTAIQNYFPNISGVTATLRYTNGKLSQENISVTTQFYGYEQIQSFTRLVLSSAKKYLSGNIPIEIKIGSVDDVQALVAKETGDSDYQVHVYGGE; from the coding sequence GTGAAAAAATATTTGCAAGTAATGGCTTTAGCTGGAATCGCGCTTACTCTAAGTGGTTGTGGTAAGTTGAAGGATTCTAGTTTAGCAAATAATGCGACAACCACTTCAACCACTAAGAAAAAAAGCTATCAAACTACTAACACGGGAACGAATGGCTATACCGTTTTAATGAAAAATGGTCGCTATAATATTAGTCCGATTGCAGGATTAACAGCTACTGATAATGATAATTCTGTTGATACGCGTGAATTAGAGCGAGGGCTGATTCAAATTTCTAAGAATCAATTTTCGCCTAATCAATACGTCTTCCAAGAAGGACAATATTTGGATACCTCAACTGTAACTGATTGGTTAATGCGTAAATCCAAATCAAATCCTGATGGTTTAAACCCAGTAAATAATGGTAAGACCGGAACCGATACGCGTAATCCAATTTATTTGGAAGAAATTATCGAACAAGATTATTTGACTGGATCTGGTTCCAAGTATAATTTAGGTGGTATGAGCTTGGGCTTAGCCATGAATTCGGTTGATTATTATCAGAAAAAGCGTAACGGTGCAGAATTTCAAACTACTATTTCACGTGCTGAGCAAAAAGCTCAAGGTGAAAAAATAGCTAATGAAATTGTTGCTCGCTTGCGTAAGAAGAAAGCTTTAAAGAATATTCCGATTACGATTGGTTTATTCTCCAAGACTGGAAAAGATTCATTAGTTGGTGGAACTTACTTCGCTTACGGGACAGCGGCCGCTAATAGTAGTAAAATATCTAAATGGAAATCCATGTCGGAAAAAATGCAAGTTTTACCGACAACTGGTAGTGAAAAAGCAATTAACAGTGATGATGCATCGCACTTCAATGATTTCAAGACGGCTATTCAAAACTACTTCCCTAATATTAGTGGGGTAACGGCAACTTTGCGTTATACAAACGGTAAGCTTTCACAAGAAAACATTTCCGTAACAACGCAATTTTATGGCTATGAACAAATTCAAAGTTTTACCCGTTTGGTTTTGTCGTCAGCTAAAAAGTACTTGTCTGGCAATATCCCAATTGAAATCAAAATTGGTTCAGTAGATGATGTACAAGCTTTAGTTGCAAAAGAAACCGGCGATAGTGATTATCAAGTCCATGTTTATGGCGGCGAATAG
- the ligA gene encoding NAD-dependent DNA ligase LigA → MAEITLDEAKKEAASLRKQLNEWAEAYYSKDAPEVEDNVYDQSYNRLLELEKEFPEIVTPDSITQRVGGQIDSDFTKVEHPIPMLSMGDVFSKAELKDFDQRMQKLVGHPVEYNVELKIDGLSLSLEYENGKLVRASTRGNGYVGEDVTANAKYISDIPQTLPEPLTTEVRGECYMSKEAFAKLNAEREEQGLAVFANPRNAAAGSLRQLDPKVTKKRQLSTFIYTWVNPPEEITSQHQAIQKMHDLGFHTNETGRKLKTLDEVFAFIDEYTAKRNSLTYGIDGIVLKIDDLGIEQELGNTVKVPRWEIAYKFPPEEQETVVRDIVWTVGRTGVVTPTAVMDPVQLAGTTVARASLHNPDYLNEKGIRIGDTVKLHKAGDIIPEISEVVMAKRPADSVAYQIPTTCPSCGQKLVHLEDEVALRCINPSCPAQVEEGITHFASRPAMNIAGLGPKIVKQLIAKDLVHNVADLYHLTADDLAQLDHFKEKSINNLLTALDNSKQNSVELLITGLGIDHVGAKAARLIAQKFKNLAKIMSLDVQEIASIDTIGMTIAESMTTYFAQPEAQKVIDELRESGLNMDYLGADEPAEIEDNPFKDKTVVLTGKLEHYTRSEFTKKLQALGAKVTGSVSHKTDYVIYGKDAGSKYTKAQTLGVPLLTEEEAIAQIE, encoded by the coding sequence ATGGCAGAAATTACTCTTGATGAAGCTAAAAAAGAAGCGGCTTCACTTAGAAAACAGCTTAATGAATGGGCTGAGGCCTATTACTCTAAGGACGCGCCTGAGGTTGAAGACAATGTTTACGACCAAAGCTACAACCGCTTGCTTGAATTAGAAAAAGAATTTCCAGAGATTGTGACACCTGACTCCATTACCCAAAGAGTTGGGGGACAGATTGATAGTGATTTTACCAAGGTAGAGCACCCGATTCCAATGCTGTCAATGGGGGACGTCTTTTCCAAAGCTGAACTGAAGGATTTTGATCAACGGATGCAAAAATTAGTTGGTCATCCAGTTGAATATAACGTGGAATTAAAGATCGATGGCTTATCACTATCGCTTGAATATGAAAATGGTAAGTTGGTTCGTGCCTCAACGCGGGGTAACGGTTATGTTGGTGAAGATGTAACAGCTAATGCTAAGTATATTAGTGATATTCCACAGACTTTGCCTGAACCGTTAACAACTGAAGTGCGCGGTGAATGTTACATGAGCAAGGAAGCCTTTGCCAAGTTGAATGCAGAAAGAGAAGAGCAAGGTCTAGCAGTTTTTGCTAATCCACGTAATGCTGCAGCGGGTTCTTTGCGTCAACTTGATCCTAAAGTTACCAAGAAGCGTCAACTTAGTACCTTTATTTATACTTGGGTTAATCCGCCTGAAGAAATTACTAGTCAGCACCAAGCAATTCAAAAAATGCATGATTTAGGCTTTCATACCAATGAAACCGGTCGTAAGTTAAAAACATTAGATGAAGTTTTTGCCTTTATCGATGAATACACAGCTAAACGAAACAGCCTAACATATGGTATTGATGGCATTGTGTTAAAAATTGATGATCTAGGAATTGAACAAGAGCTCGGCAACACTGTTAAGGTGCCTCGCTGGGAAATTGCTTATAAATTTCCACCTGAAGAACAAGAAACTGTAGTGCGGGATATCGTTTGGACTGTCGGCCGTACCGGAGTAGTTACTCCAACTGCGGTCATGGATCCGGTGCAACTAGCTGGTACAACTGTAGCTAGGGCTTCATTGCACAACCCAGATTATTTGAATGAAAAAGGCATCAGGATTGGTGATACCGTTAAACTGCATAAAGCAGGCGATATTATTCCAGAAATCTCTGAAGTCGTCATGGCTAAAAGACCGGCAGATTCTGTAGCTTATCAGATTCCAACGACTTGTCCATCCTGTGGGCAAAAATTAGTTCACCTAGAAGATGAAGTAGCTTTGCGCTGCATCAATCCATCTTGTCCAGCTCAAGTTGAGGAGGGCATTACGCACTTTGCTTCTCGACCAGCTATGAACATTGCCGGTTTGGGGCCAAAGATCGTTAAACAATTGATTGCTAAAGATTTAGTGCATAATGTGGCTGATCTTTATCACTTAACTGCAGATGATTTAGCACAACTCGATCATTTTAAGGAAAAATCGATCAATAATTTGTTAACTGCCTTAGACAATTCAAAGCAAAACTCAGTTGAATTATTGATTACTGGATTGGGAATTGACCATGTTGGGGCCAAAGCAGCACGCTTAATTGCTCAAAAGTTTAAAAATCTGGCAAAGATTATGTCTCTAGACGTGCAAGAAATAGCTTCTATCGATACAATAGGCATGACGATTGCGGAATCAATGACAACATATTTTGCTCAACCAGAAGCACAGAAGGTAATTGATGAGCTGCGTGAGAGCGGCCTGAATATGGATTACCTAGGTGCAGATGAGCCTGCAGAAATTGAAGATAATCCATTTAAGGATAAGACTGTAGTGCTAACAGGTAAATTAGAGCATTATACTAGAAGTGAGTTTACGAAAAAATTACAAGCTTTAGGTGCCAAAGTTACGGGTTCAGTTTCGCATAAGACCGATTACGTGATTTATGGCAAAGATGCTGGTTCTAAGTATACTAAAGCGCAGACTTTAGGCGTACCACTTTTGACTGAAGAAGAAGCAATTGCACAAATTGAATAA
- the pcrA gene encoding DNA helicase PcrA: MSEKSILAGLNPQQKEAVETTEGPLLVVAGAGSGKTSVLTRRIAYLVEENHVAPWNILAITFTNKAASEMREREQKLLGPAANDIWMSTFHALCVRILRRDADKIGYGHNFSIADSAEQLTLVKHIEKDLNINPKMYDPRGILAAISNGKNDLLDPEAFMQSASSPFEKMAAKVYEEYQRRLRRDQIMDFDDLIMQTLVLFKKDSEVLHYYQNKFRYLLVDEYQDTNQAQYELCHALAAQYKNICVVGDADQSIYGWRGANMENIMNFEQDYKKYDVKTVKLEQNYRSTGHILSAANSVIKNNQNRKAKNLWTDQGDGQKVTYYQAQSGDDEAHYIISKIQEEVKDKKRAYKDFAILYRTNAQSRTVEEAFVKSNIPYQIVGGHKFYDRKEIKDVMAYLKLVANPADTMSMNRIINTPKRGIGAATVDKLITFADENHYNILDAMGHVAESSINTRAAKKLSDFGTKLRDAITYAQNGTVTGLTEKILTDFDYTDALRAENTIESETRLENLDEFLSVTKRFDDHYEPEEDESNPLSDFLAEVSLLSDQDDLDEDDNQVALMTLHAAKGLEFPVVFLIGMEDGLFPLQRAMMDDNELEEERRLAYVGITRAKQELFLTNAYSRMMYGRMQNNPPSRFLDEIDEQDLHKEENEKLQSSFIQSSFEKQTAPFARKAEVYTAKKASGAVGAEKKGWNVGDQVEHKAWGHGVVTKVNGTGEDMELDIAFPGKGIKRLLAAFAPIKKV; encoded by the coding sequence ATGAGCGAAAAATCTATCTTAGCTGGTCTGAATCCGCAACAAAAAGAAGCGGTAGAAACCACTGAAGGACCTTTATTAGTCGTTGCTGGTGCGGGTTCAGGTAAGACTTCTGTTTTAACGAGACGAATTGCCTACTTAGTTGAAGAAAATCATGTTGCACCTTGGAATATTTTAGCCATTACCTTCACCAATAAGGCGGCTAGTGAAATGCGTGAGCGTGAGCAAAAGTTGCTGGGGCCAGCAGCTAACGACATTTGGATGTCGACTTTCCACGCTTTATGTGTGCGGATCTTGCGTCGGGATGCAGATAAGATTGGTTATGGTCATAATTTTTCAATTGCTGATTCGGCCGAGCAATTAACTTTGGTTAAGCATATTGAAAAAGACTTGAATATCAATCCTAAGATGTATGATCCACGCGGTATTTTAGCCGCAATTTCTAATGGCAAGAATGACTTGCTGGATCCTGAAGCTTTTATGCAGAGTGCATCGTCACCATTTGAGAAGATGGCGGCTAAGGTGTATGAAGAATATCAACGTAGATTGCGCCGTGATCAAATTATGGACTTTGATGATTTGATTATGCAGACCCTAGTTTTGTTTAAAAAAGATAGCGAAGTTTTGCACTATTATCAAAACAAGTTCCGTTATCTTTTAGTTGACGAATATCAGGATACTAACCAGGCTCAATATGAACTCTGTCATGCTTTGGCTGCACAATACAAGAATATTTGTGTAGTTGGGGATGCCGATCAGTCAATCTATGGCTGGCGCGGTGCTAATATGGAAAACATCATGAATTTTGAGCAGGATTACAAGAAATATGATGTTAAGACTGTGAAGCTAGAACAAAATTACCGGTCTACTGGTCACATTTTATCCGCAGCTAACTCGGTCATCAAAAATAACCAGAACCGGAAGGCTAAGAACTTGTGGACTGATCAAGGTGATGGGCAAAAGGTAACCTACTATCAAGCCCAAAGCGGTGATGATGAAGCTCACTACATCATTTCAAAGATCCAAGAAGAAGTTAAAGATAAAAAACGGGCTTATAAAGATTTCGCAATTCTTTATCGGACTAATGCTCAGTCTAGAACAGTCGAAGAAGCTTTCGTTAAAAGCAATATTCCTTATCAAATCGTTGGTGGACATAAATTCTATGACCGCAAAGAAATTAAAGATGTGATGGCTTACTTGAAGTTAGTTGCTAATCCAGCTGATACGATGAGTATGAACCGAATTATTAATACTCCAAAGCGGGGAATCGGTGCCGCTACTGTGGATAAGTTGATAACATTTGCGGATGAAAATCACTACAACATTTTAGATGCGATGGGACATGTGGCTGAAAGTTCAATTAATACTAGAGCAGCCAAGAAATTAAGCGATTTTGGTACTAAATTACGTGATGCAATTACTTATGCTCAAAATGGTACAGTAACTGGTTTAACTGAAAAAATCTTAACTGATTTTGATTATACCGATGCCTTGCGAGCTGAAAATACAATTGAATCAGAAACGCGTTTAGAAAACTTGGATGAATTCTTGTCAGTTACTAAGCGTTTTGATGATCATTATGAGCCCGAAGAAGATGAGTCTAATCCATTAAGCGACTTCTTGGCTGAAGTATCTCTACTTAGCGATCAAGATGATCTTGATGAAGATGACAATCAAGTAGCTTTAATGACTTTACATGCAGCTAAGGGACTAGAATTCCCAGTGGTTTTCTTAATTGGCATGGAAGATGGGCTTTTCCCGTTGCAACGTGCAATGATGGATGACAATGAATTAGAAGAAGAGCGGCGCCTAGCTTACGTGGGAATTACTCGGGCTAAGCAAGAACTGTTTTTAACTAATGCTTACTCACGGATGATGTATGGCAGAATGCAAAATAATCCGCCTTCAAGATTCTTGGACGAAATTGATGAACAGGATCTGCACAAAGAAGAAAATGAAAAATTACAAAGCAGCTTTATCCAATCTAGCTTTGAGAAACAGACGGCACCATTTGCTCGCAAAGCCGAAGTTTATACTGCTAAGAAAGCTTCAGGCGCTGTCGGTGCTGAAAAGAAGGGCTGGAATGTAGGCGACCAAGTCGAGCATAAAGCTTGGGGACATGGTGTTGTAACTAAAGTTAATGGCACTGGTGAAGATATGGAGCTGGATATTGCTTTCCCTGGTAAAGGAATCAAACGGCTTTTGGCTGCCTTTGCGCCAATTAAGAAGGTATAA
- a CDS encoding glycoside hydrolase family 73 protein: MARKRKSRVPKSVKTVVRVFVILFILMVTFVGFRYYRRYAIQSEQIRQAQLQKEQEAAKLLKQKKDFIKKIGPIAREVDKSYDLLPSITIAQACLESNYGQSDLSQKYNNLFGVKGSNPNTSAVMTTKEYVKNKWVTVKARFQIYDSYEASIRAHARLFQNGTTWNHDQYKHVLASKDYKTQAKALVTDGYATDPDYADKLINLIEQFDLEKYDK, from the coding sequence ATGGCAAGAAAACGTAAATCAAGAGTACCAAAAAGTGTCAAAACCGTTGTGCGTGTATTCGTAATTCTATTTATTCTGATGGTTACTTTTGTCGGCTTTAGATATTATAGGCGTTACGCGATTCAATCAGAGCAGATTCGACAAGCACAGCTGCAAAAAGAACAGGAAGCAGCAAAACTATTAAAACAGAAAAAAGACTTTATCAAAAAAATTGGTCCGATTGCGCGCGAAGTGGACAAGTCGTATGACTTATTGCCAAGCATCACGATTGCTCAAGCCTGCCTAGAAAGTAATTATGGACAAAGTGATTTGTCGCAAAAATACAACAATCTTTTTGGTGTTAAAGGATCCAACCCGAACACTTCGGCAGTGATGACAACTAAGGAATATGTAAAGAATAAGTGGGTTACCGTGAAGGCGCGTTTCCAAATATATGACTCATATGAGGCTTCTATTCGGGCTCACGCTAGATTATTCCAGAATGGGACAACGTGGAACCACGATCAGTATAAGCATGTTCTAGCATCCAAAGATTATAAGACACAAGCTAAAGCTTTGGTTACCGACGGCTATGCGACTGATCCGGACTATGCCGATAAGCTGATTAATTTGATTGAACAGTTTGATCTTGAAAAATATGATAAGTAA
- a CDS encoding SprT family protein encodes MNENELQNLVEEISLKYFDRPFKHRVKINRRMTTTGGRYHLDDHHLEINAHFLVPQYHDYLVGIIKHELTHYHLHLLGLGYRHRDRNFKILLKKVGGSRYAPDIGLRKKKKYRYLYLCKNCGLRYPRMRRINTQKYRCGKCRGHLRLAQTFA; translated from the coding sequence ATGAATGAGAATGAATTACAAAATTTAGTTGAAGAAATTTCGTTAAAATATTTTGATCGCCCTTTTAAGCACCGTGTAAAAATTAATCGGCGAATGACCACAACAGGTGGGCGTTATCATTTGGATGATCACCATCTTGAAATCAACGCGCATTTTTTAGTACCACAATATCATGATTATCTAGTAGGAATCATTAAGCATGAATTAACCCACTATCATTTGCATTTATTGGGCTTGGGTTACCGACACCGTGATCGCAATTTTAAAATCTTGCTGAAAAAAGTTGGAGGCAGTCGTTATGCACCTGATATTGGCTTACGTAAAAAGAAAAAATATCGTTACCTATATCTTTGTAAAAACTGTGGGTTGAGATATCCAAGAATGCGCAGGATTAATACACAAAAGTATCGTTGTGGTAAATGTAGGGGACACCTGCGTTTAGCGCAAACTTTTGCGTAA
- a CDS encoding glycosyltransferase family 32 protein, translating into MIPKKIHYVWVGHNPKSPIIEECIATWKKKLPDYQIIEWNEDNFDMHENRYIEQAYAAKKWAFVSDYVRARAIYEQGGIYLDTDVRVVDKLDSLLNDSAFIGFENHDYLSAAIFGAEKGHPFMQDILDYYQDRDFEYDTKNQMAGVNSISVTEMLVNKYGLKLGNQEQVLKDGIHVYSDGVLCNPSKDSKSIHLFTGTWMDGKKSFKHDLVTFLKRHISTPKQAGMYAKIFR; encoded by the coding sequence ATGATTCCTAAAAAAATTCATTATGTTTGGGTAGGACACAATCCTAAATCCCCGATAATTGAAGAATGTATTGCAACCTGGAAGAAAAAATTGCCTGATTATCAAATTATTGAGTGGAATGAAGATAATTTTGATATGCATGAGAACCGTTATATTGAACAAGCTTATGCTGCAAAAAAATGGGCCTTCGTGTCAGACTATGTTCGAGCACGGGCTATTTATGAACAAGGTGGGATATATTTAGATACTGATGTTAGAGTCGTGGATAAGTTAGATAGTCTTTTGAATGATTCTGCCTTTATTGGTTTTGAAAACCATGATTATCTGTCAGCTGCAATTTTTGGTGCAGAAAAAGGCCACCCATTTATGCAGGATATTTTGGATTATTATCAAGATCGTGATTTTGAATATGACACTAAGAATCAGATGGCGGGAGTAAATAGTATTTCCGTTACTGAAATGCTGGTAAATAAGTATGGCTTAAAGCTAGGTAATCAGGAGCAAGTGTTAAAAGATGGCATTCATGTCTATTCAGATGGAGTTCTGTGTAATCCTTCTAAGGACTCCAAATCGATTCACTTATTCACTGGAACCTGGATGGATGGTAAAAAGTCATTCAAACATGACTTAGTAACTTTCTTGAAACGACACATTAGTACGCCTAAGCAGGCGGGGATGTATGCCAAGATATTTAGGTAG
- a CDS encoding oligosaccharide flippase family protein gives MRKTFLNILYNAVYQIFIVLVPLITVPYLSRVLGPKTYGIYSSVNNTVQFLMIFCILSVSYVGMRTISRTRTYGTPQELTNAFWGLWYFQGIAGIITILVTVFVATVFHVQYWFYILLMVPYLISAQVDISWFFQGLADFGRVVLKNTAVKLVSVVLILLWVKSPADLWKYLLIMSVSTMLGSFVFWFDIRRYVGKPVAHFYKFKQTAIAIGTLMIPQIATQIYTSLDKPILGWFSNSTQVSFYDNSQRISNMILGVITSISLVIMPKMASEGKKAQKIVMKKSLEATVMLGTLFAVIIMANTKQFVPFFFGNKYVPMTPLMFWFTLTIIMIPTGGVFANQFALANQRDKDYAVPVVIGAILEIVLSYLLDRPYGAVGAMIAILITEAVVLILRLWVVRDGYEFSYVFHDVPKYLLIAVLTLAIGMFMPNIIPSAFFNMAFKSIVMLIIYLTLMFLFKLDFNADIVKLIKNFLKRG, from the coding sequence ATGCGTAAAACATTTTTAAACATCTTATATAATGCGGTTTATCAGATTTTTATTGTATTGGTGCCACTGATTACTGTACCGTATTTATCGCGTGTCTTAGGTCCTAAGACTTATGGGATTTATAGCAGTGTGAACAATACGGTGCAATTCTTGATGATTTTTTGTATTCTGTCTGTGTCGTATGTAGGGATGCGAACAATTTCACGGACGCGCACTTATGGTACACCGCAGGAGCTAACCAATGCTTTCTGGGGGTTATGGTATTTCCAAGGAATCGCCGGTATTATCACCATTTTAGTCACGGTTTTTGTAGCGACTGTATTTCACGTTCAATATTGGTTTTATATCTTGTTGATGGTGCCATACTTGATCTCAGCACAGGTTGATATTTCATGGTTCTTTCAAGGACTAGCTGACTTTGGTCGTGTTGTTTTGAAAAACACGGCGGTAAAGTTAGTTAGTGTGGTTCTAATTTTATTATGGGTAAAATCACCCGCTGACTTGTGGAAATATTTATTGATCATGTCAGTGTCGACAATGCTAGGTTCCTTTGTCTTTTGGTTTGATATTCGGCGCTATGTAGGAAAACCAGTTGCTCATTTTTACAAATTTAAACAGACGGCAATTGCAATTGGTACTTTGATGATTCCACAGATTGCGACTCAAATTTATACTTCGCTGGATAAACCAATTTTGGGTTGGTTTTCTAATTCGACTCAGGTTTCTTTTTATGACAATTCACAACGAATTTCAAATATGATCCTGGGTGTAATTACCAGTATTTCGCTAGTTATTATGCCCAAGATGGCGAGCGAAGGAAAAAAGGCACAAAAGATAGTGATGAAAAAATCACTGGAAGCTACTGTAATGCTGGGTACCTTGTTCGCCGTAATTATTATGGCAAATACCAAACAGTTTGTACCATTTTTCTTTGGGAATAAATATGTTCCGATGACTCCATTAATGTTTTGGTTTACCTTAACAATTATCATGATTCCGACTGGCGGGGTATTTGCTAACCAATTTGCTTTGGCTAACCAGCGAGACAAGGATTATGCTGTGCCAGTAGTTATTGGGGCAATTTTAGAAATTGTCTTGAGTTATCTCTTAGATAGGCCATATGGCGCAGTTGGGGCTATGATTGCAATATTAATTACTGAAGCAGTAGTTTTAATTTTGCGGCTCTGGGTTGTACGTGATGGCTATGAATTTAGTTATGTTTTCCATGACGTGCCCAAGTATTTGTTAATTGCGGTGCTAACCTTGGCTATTGGAATGTTTATGCCTAATATAATTCCGTCTGCCTTTTTCAATATGGCTTTTAAGTCAATTGTCATGTTAATTATTTATCTGACATTGATGTTCTTGTTCAAGCTTGATTTTAATGCTGATATTGTGAAGCTAATTAAGAACTTTTTGAAGCGAGGTTAA